A single genomic interval of Pangasianodon hypophthalmus isolate fPanHyp1 chromosome 8, fPanHyp1.pri, whole genome shotgun sequence harbors:
- the ep400 gene encoding E1A-binding protein p400 isoform X4 → MHHGGGPPNAQRNPQRSKSFTGSEADEQQQQPVTITQQQQQQPQQPAAVTHPQSPVTTFATAAGPAVSASQSSNYQIIMSRSPVAGQNMNITLQNVVPGNQQITLMPLAPLPSPASPGFQHQASQWRFEHSSSLPQPQSPTQHSPISLQAMSRPGAALGVCAQSPTRFVETGLMVRQINLSSPSGSGHFVYQENAGLTQLAPTAVGTVQLASPAGTPASVRERRLSQPHSQTGGTIHHLGPQSPAASGAALSALASPSQITTSNLPPQISSIIQGQLRPAGAGVTASGMTSFGAVPPSSPSRSIANPPLTPKKVQPKKLEEIAAPNPEVAQLRKQCLEHHTKKMDSLKDVFKDYLIELFFLQHLQGNMMDYLAFKKKPCVPLFTYLRQNDLDLEDEEEEEEQSEVINDEGHCASVVCTSVSMTTTQVKVVTGKDGQTVTPVAIATQLPPNVSAAFSTQPQFQAHPSAAGGNISNPVEMEAFKRQQALAQAGGMPPTPQTVQIGGQNQNQQQYDPSKGPPVQNAASLHTPPPQLPGRPPQATLPMAALPLALSQAQPVVLEQQCQAPGGQLQAQVKLQGAGAVLAAVNPHPQLQMQLQIQQQQQQQTQPIMQSGQATVTLTRHGVETSQPAQRLTPSLLSSPVVSTAPSPSLPSSLPSTPVRTPVPHTLTPASHSKLTASNGTTALKLSTLSQGSTTNSAQESSQDKQAEQAKLESQVHQRIAELRKEGQWSASRLPKLQEASRPKSQWDYLLEEMQWMAADFAQERRWKMAAAKKLVRTCARYHVEVRKAEERKKMEEELRLRNIASVIAREVDYFWSNIEQVVEIKLHLEIASKRQKVFRLQKSGHRGQSSKSAQASGEKDSRVESGSTTRKRKTCTSLSDEEAEDEESTIEEQEAMEVAAEQKEELVELTKEAEVPLEALVKKYAGAYAEGFEWPQPACQSEDEEKDEVEDMDSCPLDSPHEAVLIDTLLSDEQYRGPERTSSASGTNGKPMKDIAEVSRATDLILPKGSARTTPTTRLHVPSLLHGSLRDYQLVGVEWLANLHRKHLNGILADETGLGKTVQTVAYLAHLACHEGIWGPHMVVVRTCKLLNWEMEFKRWCPGLKILLYLGSKRERRYKRSWWSEPNSFHVCLTSYKLLLKDQAHFLKRRWRHLVLDEVQLIKNMTEKHWETIFTIRSQQRILLINSPLQNTLRELWTMIHFLLPGITRSYLDFPIQPGADQNQDYCHKLVIRLHRMIQPFILRRSKRDVEKQLPKKYEHILKCRLSARQKSMYEDILTQPSAQEALKTGRFVSVLQVLMQLQRICNHPDLIQIRETASSYTCRSLQYNTPSLLLTALQKDQWKTVDLSLFDLISNEGRLTRFETTEVLPKLRLSQQLIEEIHSAPDPPPRPRACKIKPMRLFQPVQYGTKPEGRLVPLINASQGQRSTATTTATPTTTSTPTAVAQNTQARGKSPVTTTSSTQASSTPGLAVAAAPSTATSTHVALGVAGVGAVAPRPAVAPQPLSTHPLLPQRLVLSSQAQARLPSGDVVKVAQLASITGAQSRIAQTETPVTLQFQGNKFTLSPSQLRQLTTGQPLQLQGNILQIVSTPGQPILRPPGSLVMQPMPQSVPVHNSTGPQAVPPPATPTPPQAGVAASATATTSAPADAGSNAKPSTNAAPQESSEERNRQLKERLTRLFTVNERRVQRSVLYGADLLEACSVTRGRAPPPLPSPVHSRWAWVGRDACLKAQQNSVYATDSLRLALRSHTDRLQEGDNLVKRLSCILPASVAPPPQLYAVNPPPPYSLKQKSFMRQLREVSAPYNSEIRSLAFPATFELPDKNLLEMDSGKLEALSILLHKLKAEGRRVLIYTQMASMLDILEAFLDHRNFTFVRLDESLSRHERQDQIKAFNCNRQFFCAILTNRCCSAVGHVFDADTVVFYDTDLNPSMDARTQEWCDKVGRSKDIHIYRLESGNSIEEKLLKNGTKDLIREVAAQGTDYTLAFLTQRTIQDLFEVEAGSGEKVEEFVVLHQEPSPSESIPPHVARPYIQALNTITLQTLHLEEGLERKQLEKGEEQMEQEEEGDVTDDASQLEELASVMEQLTPIERYALQYLEYLHISEDEAVAKEHTEAAKRAWELRQQQKRKHEEEEQATLEDEEDLFTYTREDAYNMEYVFESADGQTEIMPLWTPPTPPQDDNDIYIDSVICLMYDSAPMPESKLPPVYIRKEHKRPKMDPSAMGRKKKKGHGEAVIPPRSLFDKASMLKVRREGKDQKKNFSLKQQAPFAKPLPSLVKPTMEPGQDNPEWLISEDWALLQAVKQLLELPLNLTIASPAHTPNWDLVSDVVSSCSRIYRSPKQCRSRYENVIIPREEGKLIYEANPKKKTKSIYKTKNSRPLRTCQIYTQDDNATQIQLYNNRFELMKIIASKRSPPIKPLLGMNPFQKNPKHASVLAESGISYDKPLPPIQVASQRAERIAKEKKALAEQQRAQQLAQQQQQAAGATPGTPGATAQPQAQPQAATAGLQAAGVSQGTQQGAAAVPNTAVLAGAIKTAAAGIGIQTGPGVGGNVIVNTVASVPPGQFQGNKRLASPIIPGALPAAGAAAAQVVHTQQRAVASAPASTPAEVVAIATSQGVRAVTPVTAATVVPTSQVPSQTRSPVPQAGKIPQAHLQIVRQQHQPQLPQQQQQQQAGSPQIKAVNKPQQIHKQKLQVMAAQAQQPAITQQPQQVQAAPTPQPSTQLTAVATVPRAGAVLTGTAAPNLQVTRLTRVPAPGAVPAQAGQTAQVTLTKPPPVVSVPAVVSSTGVTTLPVTVAGISVAIGQATKAVGPVVSPFQVQQLLQRQKQQQAAAQQKAAQPQQTQAAVQQKLATQQAAQAAGQGPQKVTYATAQLQQGIKAQFYATSITGQPQKTATTQQIKLSQIVQPQIVSSPQQIQAQPQTVTLTQATAAASSPQTQVQVIPAGSASAVQVVHQKLLQTQQQPQQQVVTAAAPVSSPQITVPAPQSPAQQQGAAVTPAADTSVQQPGTPQPQPGKGNARTGTAVRAKTPAKPSGGS, encoded by the exons ATGCACCATGGAGGAGGTCCACCAAATGCACAGCGAAATCCTCAGAGATCCAAATCCTTCACGGGCTCTGAAGCAGatgaacagcagcagcaaccaGTCACCatcacacaacaacaacaacaacagccacAACAACCCGCAGCTGTCACTCATCCACAGTCCCCGGTGACGACGTTCGCCACGGCGGCGGGCCCCGCAGTCTCGGCTTCTCAGTCCTCCAACTACCAGATCATCATGAGCCGAAGCCCCGTAGCTGGCCAGAACATGAACATCACCTTACAGAACGTGGTCCCCGGGAACCAGCAGATCACGCTGATGCCGCTGGCACCGCTGCCAAGTCCGGCTTCACCTGGCTTCCAGCACCAAGCTTCTCAGTGGAGGTTCGAGCACAGCTCATCTCTTCCTCAGCCGCAGAGTCCGACGCAGCACAGCCCCATCTCCCTGCAGGCCATGTCAAGGCCGGGCGCCGCTCTCGGGGTGTGCGCGCAAAGCCCTACGCGTTTCGTCGAAACTGGACTCATGGTGCGGCAGATTAACCTCAGCAGTCCGTCCGGAAGTGGACACTTTGTGTACCAGGAGAACGCGGGCTTGACTCAGCTGGCTCCGACGGCGGTTGGTACGGTGCAGCTTGCGTCTCCAGCCGGGACGCCGGCATCCGTGAGGGAGAGACGCCTCTCTCAGCCGCACTCTCAGACCGGAGGCACGATCCATCACCTGGGCCCGCAGAGTCCCGCGGCGTCCGGAGCCGCTCTGTCGGCCTTAGCCAGCCCCAGTCAGATCACCACGTCCAACCTTCCTCCTCAGATCAGCAGCATCATCCAGGGACAGCTTCGGCCCGCCGGTGCAGGGGTCACGGCATCCGGAATGACTTCGTTTGGCGCCGTCCCTCCCTCCAGTCCTTCTCGGAGTATCGCGAACCCTCCGCTGACTCCCAAAAAGGTTCAGCCCAAGAAGCTGGAGGAGATAGCGGCCCCTAACCCTGAGGTGGCTCAGCTGAGGAAGCAGTGTTTGGAGCATCACACCAAGAAGATGGACAGCCTGAAGGACGTATTCAAGGACTACCTGATCGAACTCTTCTTTCTGCAACACCTGCAAGGCAACATGATGGACTACCTCGCCTTCAAGAAGAAGCCGTGCGTGCCGCTCTTCACCTACCTGAGGCAGAACGACCTCGACCTCGAGGacgaggaggaagaagaagagcaaTCCGAAGTCATCAATGACGAG gGACACTGTGCGAGCGTTGTATGTACGTCTGTTTCTATGACAACCACTCAGGTGAAAGTAGTGACAGGAAAGGACGGCCAGACGGTGACGCCCGTCGCCATAGCCACCCAGCTCCCTCCGAACGTGTCGGCGGCGTTCTCCACCCAGCCGCAGTTTCAG GCTCATCCTAGTGCTGCAGGTGGCAACATTTCCAACCCCGTGGAGATGGAGGCTTTCAAACGGCAGCAGGCTTTGGCTCAAGCAG GTGGCATGCCCCCGACCCCACAGACGGTCCAAATAGGGGGGCAGAACCAGAACCAGCAGCAGTATGACCCGTCCAAAGGCCCCCCGGTGCAGAACGCCGCCAGCCTCCACACTCCTCCACCTCAGCTGCCAGGCCGACCTCCCCAAGCTACGCTGCCCATGGCCGCTTTGCCTCTAGCTCTCTCTCAGGCTCAGCCCGTGGTGTTGGAGCAGCAGTGCCAGGCGCCGGGCGGGCAGCTCCAGGCCCAGGTGAAGCTGCAGGGGGCAGGGGCCGTGCTGGCTGCAGTGAACCCACACCCACAGCTGCAGATGCAGCTCCAAatacaacaacagcagcagcagcaaacGCAGCCGATCATGCAGTCAGGACAGGCC ACTGTCACGCTCACTCGGCACGGCGTGGAGACGTCCCAGCCTGCTCAGCGTCTGACGCCCAGCCTCCTGTCCTCCCCCGTCGTGTCCACTGCACCTTCCCCCTCCTTGCCCTCCTCTCTCCCGTCCACTCCGGTTCGGACCCCTGTGCCTCACACGCTCACCCCTGCCTCGCACTCCAAACTCACAGCCTCCAACGGCACTACGGCGCTGAAGCTCTCCACGCTGAGCCAGGGCTCGACTACTAACAGCGCCCAGGAGAGCTCCCAGGACAAGCAGGCAGAGCAGGCTAAACTG GAGAGCCAAGTGCATCAGCGCATTGCTGAGCTGAGGAAGGAGGGCCAATGGTCAGCTAGCCGGCTGCCTAAACTGCAGGAAGCCAGCAGGCCCAAATCCCAGTGGGACTACCTGCTGGAGGAGATGCAGTGGATGGCTGCCGATTTTGCCCAGGAGAGACGCTGGAAGATGGCCGCCGCCAAAAAG ctggTGCGCACTTGTGCCCGTTACCACGTTGAGGTGAGGAAGGCCgaggagaggaagaagatggaggaggagcTGAGGCTGAGAAACATAGCCAGTGTCATTGCACGTGAGGTGGACTACTTCTGGTCCAACATCGAGCAG GTCGTGGAAATCAAACTCCATTTGGAGATCGCGAGCAAAAGACAGAAAGTGTTCCGGCTACAGAAGTCAGGACACAGAG GACAAAGCAGTAAATCTGCTCAGGCTTCAGGAGAGAAGGACAGCAGAGTG GAGTCCGGGAGCACCACCCGCAAGAGGAAGACGTGCACGTCCCTTTCTGATGAAGAGG CTGAAGATGAGGAAAGCACTATAGAGGAGCAGGAGGCTATGGAAGTAGCTGCTGAACAAAAAGAGGAGCTTGTCGAACTCACCAAGGAAG CTGAGGTGCCATTGGAGGCTTTGGTAAAGAAATACGCCGGTGCGTATGCTGAGGGATTCGAGTGGCCGCAGCCTGCCTGCCAGAGTGAGGATGAGGAGAAAGATGAAGTCGAAG ACATGGATAGTTGTCCACTGGACAGCCCCCATGAGGCGGTTCTCATCGACACGCTCTTGAGTGACGAGCAGTACCGCGGACCCGAACGGACCAGCAGCGCCTCAGGAACCAACGGCAAACCCATGAAGGATATAGCAGAAGTGTCTAGGGCAACAGACCTGATCCTGCCCAAAGGCAGCGCTAGGACTACACCAACC aCTCGTCTTCATGTGCCCTCCCTCCTTCACGGCTCTCTGAGAGATTACCAGCTGGTGGGTGTCGAGTGGTTGGCTAACCTGCACCGAAAGCACCTCAACGGCATTCTGGCAGACGAGACCGGACTGGGCAAGACCGTCCAGACTGTGGCCTACCTCGCACACCTGGCCTGTCACGAAG GTATATGGGGCCCTCACATGGTGGTGGTGAGAACCTGCAAACTGCTAAactgggaaatggagttcaaGCGCTGGTGCCCGGGCCTCAAAATCCTCTTGTACTTGGGCAGCAAGAGAGAGCGCAGATACAAACGATCG TGGTGGTCCGAGCCCAACAGCTTCCACGTATGCCTTACGTCATACAAGCTGCTGCTGAAAGACCAGGCTCACTTCCTGAAGAGGCGCTGGAGGCACCTGGTGCTGGACGAAGTGCAGCTGATCAAGAACATGACCGAGAAACACTGGGAAACCATCTTCACCATCAGGAG CCAGCAGAGGATCTTGCTGATCAACAGCCCACTACAGAACACTCTGAGAGAGCTGTGGACCATGATCCACTTCCTCCTGCCTGGAATCACACGCTCGTACCTCGACTTCCCCATCCAACCCGGCGCAGACCAAAACCAGGACTACTGCCACAAACTGGTCATCAGACTACACAGA ATGATTCAGCCGTTCATCCTGCGTCGCTCCAAGAGAGATGTGGAGAAGCAGCTGCCTAAGAAGTAcgagcacatcctgaagtgccGTCTCTCTGCGAGACAGAAGAGCATGTACGAGGATATCCTCACACAGCCCAG TGCTCAGGAGGCTCTAAAGACGGGACGCTTTGTAAGTGTGCTCCAGGTTCTAATGCAGCTGCAGAGGATCTGTAATCACCCAGATTTGATCCAGATCAGAGAGACTGCCAGCTCGTACACATGCCGGAGCCTGCAGTACAACACGCCATCTTTACTGCTCACAGCTCTGCAGAAGGACCAGTggaag acCGTGGACTTGTCTCTTTTCGACCTGATCAGTAATGAAGGCAGACTGACCCGCTTCGAGACGACAGAGGTTCTTCCCAAGCTCAGATTGAGTCAGCAGCTCATCGAGGAGATCCACAGCGCACCCGATCCTCCACCCAGACCCAGAGCGTGCAAGATCAAGCCcatgag attgTTCCAGCCAGTGCAGTACGGGACAAAACCAGAGGGGCGTCTCGTGCCCCTGATCAACGCTTCACAAGGCCAGCGCTCCACTGCTACCACCACTGCTACCCCCACCACCACTTCTACCCCTACTGCTGTTGCTCAGAACACCCAGGCCAGGGGCAAATCACCCGTTACTACCACCTCATCCACTCAGG CCAGCAGCACACCAGGACTTGCTGTTGCAGCTGCTCCCTCTACTGCCACTTCTACCCATGTGGCTTTAGGTGTAGCAGGGGTGGGTGCTGTAGCCCCCAGACCTGCTGTCGCCCCTCAGCCTCTATCCACCCACCCCCTGCTGCCCCAGAGGCTGGTGCTCAGCTCCCAGGCCCAGGCTCGCTTGCCTA GTGGAGATGTGGTGAAAGTGGCTCAGTTGGCGTCTATAACAGGCGCACAGAGCCGGATAGCACAGACCGAGACCCCGGTCACGCTGCAGTTCCAGGGCAATAAGTTCACACTGTCACCCAGCCAGCTGCGTCAGCTCACCACAGGACAGCCTCTCCAGCTCCAAG GTAACATTCTGCAGATCGTATCTACCCCGGGGCAGCCAATCCTCAGGCCGCCGGGCTCCTTGGTGATGCAGCCGATGCCTCAGTCCGTTCCTGTTCACAACTCCACAGGCCCTCAGGCGGTCCCCCCTCCGGCCACCCCTACACCTCCACAGG CTGGTGTGGCTGCTAGTGCTACGGCTACGACTTCTGCCCCCGCTGACGCAGGAAGCAACGCAAAACCCTCCACCAATGCCGCACCACAA GAGTCAAGTGAGGAGAGGAACAGGCAGCTGAAGGAGCGTCTGACTCGTCTGTTCACCGTTAACGAGCGGCGTGTTCAGCGCTCTGTCCTGTACGGGGCTGACCTTCTCGAGGCCTGCTCTGTGACCAGGGGAcgcgctcctcctcctctgccttCTCCCGTGCACTCGCGCTGGGCCTGGGTGGGCAGAGACGCCTGCCTGAAGGCCCAGCAGAACAGTGTTTATGCGACAGACTCACTTCGATTGGCTCTTCGCTCCCATACAGACAGATTGCAGGAAGGAGATAACCTTGTCAAAag GCTGTCGTGTATTCTTCCTGCCTctgtagctccgccccctcagCTTTACGCAGTCAACCCGCCGCCTCCATACAGCCTGAAGCAGAAGTCGTTCATGCGTCAGCTTCGTGAAGTCTCCGCCCCCTACAACTCAGAGATCCGCTCTCTGGCCTTCCCAGCTACTTTTGAGCTCCCTGATAAAAACCTGCTGGAAATGGACTCAG gtaagcTGGAGGCATTGTCTATCCTGCTGCACAAGCTGAAGGCAGAGGGCAGGAGAGTCCTCATCTACACTCAGATGGCCAGCATGCTGGACATCCTGGAGGCCTTTCTGGACCACAGAAATTTCACGTTTGTACGCCTGGACGAGAGCCTCTCCCGCCACGAAAGACAG GATCAGATAAAGGCTTTCAACTGCAACAGACAGTTCTTCTGTGCCATCCTGACCAATCGTTGCTGCTCTGCCGTGGGTCACGTGTTTGACGCGGACACCGTTGTGTTCTACGACACGGATCTTAACCCCAGCATGGATGCCCGTACACAGGAGTGGTGCGACAAGGTCGGACGCTCCAAAGACATCCACatttacag GCTGGAGAGTGGAAACTCCATAGAGGAGAAACTACTGAAGAACGGCACTAAGGACCTGATTAGAGAAGTGGCAGCACAAGGCACGGACTACACCCTCGCCTTCCTCACGCAG CGCACCATCCAGGACCTGTTTGAGGTAGAAGCTGGATCTGGAGAGAAGGTGGAGGAGTTTGTCGTGCTGCATCAGGAACCGTCTCCGTCAGAATCCATCCCTCCGCACGTGGCAAGGCCGTACATCCAGGCCCTCAACACCATCACGCTGCAGACGCTTCACCTAGAGGAGGGGCTGGAGAGGAAACAGCTAGAGAAAGGAGAGGAGCaaatggagcaggaggaggagggtgaCGTGACGGACGATGCTTCTCAGCTAGAGGAGCTGGCATCTGTCATGGAACAG CTGACTCCTATTGAGAGATACGCACTTCAGTACCTGGAGTACCTTCACATTAGTGAAGATGAGGCCGTCGCTAAG GAGCATACAGAAGCCGCTAAACGAGCCTGGGAGCTGCGGCAGCAACAGAAGCGAAAGCACGAAGAAGAGGAGCAGGCTACTCTAGAAGATGAGGAAGACCTCTTCACCTACACCAGAGAGGATGCCTACAACATG GAGTACGTGTTTGAGTCTGCAGACGGTCAGACAGAGATTATGCCG CTGTGGACGCCACCTACACCACCTCAGGACGATAATGACATCTACATCGACTCTGTGATCTGCCTCATgtatgactccgcccccatgcCGGAGTCCAAACTGCCCCCGGTGTACATCCGCAAAGAGCACAAGAGACCCAAGATGGACCCGTCGG CCATGGGCCGTAAGAAGAAGAAGGGTCATGGCGAGGCGGTGATCCCCCCACGGTCGCTCTTCGATAAGGCGAGCATGTTGAAGGTGCGGCGAGAAGGAAAGGACCAGAAGAAGAACTTCTCTCTGAAGCAGCAGGCTCCGTTCGCCAAGCCGCTGCCCTCGCTGGTCAAACCCACCATGGAGCCGGGGCAGGACAATCCTGAGTGGCTCATCAGTGAAGACTGGGCTctgctgcag GCTGTGAAACAGCTGCTCGAGCTCCCTCTGAACCTGACCATCGCGTCTCCGGCTCACACTCCAAACTGGGATTTGGTGAGCGACGTGGTGAGCTCCTGCAGCAGGATCTACCGCTCGCCGAAACAGTGCCGCAGCCGCTACGAGAACGTCATCATCCCTCGTGAGGAGGGCAAG TTAATTTACGAAGCTAATCCCAAGAAGAAGACCAAGAGCATCTATAAG ACAAAGAACAGCCGTCCCCTGCGCACGTGTCAGATCTACACCCAGGACGACAACGCCACCCAGATCCAGCTCTACAACAACCGCTTCGAGCTCATGAAGATCATCGCCAGCAAGAGGAGTCCTCCAATAAAACCTCT gCTTGGTATGAATCCGTTCCAGAAGAACCCTAAGCATGCTTCTGTCTTGGCTGAAAG TGGGATCAGCTATGATAAACCACTGCCTCCCATCCAAGTGGCCTCtcagagagcagagagaatCGCTAAAGAAAAGAAG gctCTGGCAGAGCAGCAGAGGGCTCAACAGTtagctcagcagcagcagcaggcagcCGGAGCTACCCCAGGGACTCCAGGGGCCACAGCTCAGCCGCAAGCCCAGCCGCAGGCCGCTACCGCTGGACTACAGGCCGCTGGAGTTTCTCAGGGCACCCAGCAAGGAGCTGCCGCAGTCCCGAACACCGCTGTGCTG GCAGGAGCTATCAAGACTGCCGCTGCTGGCATAGGCATTCAGACAG GACCTGGAGTGGGAGGAAACGTCATCGTGAACACAGTAGCCAGTGTTCCTCCAGGCCAGTTTCAGGGAAACAAACGGCTCGCTTCTCCCATCATTCCTGGAGCTTTACCT GCTGCAGGTGCTGCTGCAGCTCAGGTGGTTCACACCCAGCAGAGGGCTGTCGCTTCTGCCCCTGCCTCCACCCCTGCTGAGGTCGTCGCCATAGCGACTAGCCAGGGTGTTCGTGCTGTAACCCCAGTGACTGCAGCGACTGTAGTGCCCACGAGTCAGGTGCCATCACAGACACGCTCGCCCGTGCCTCAAG CAGGGAAGATCCCCCAGGCTCATCTGCAGATCGTCAGGCAGCAGCACCAGCCGCAGCTcccacagcaacagcagcagcagcaggctgGTTCTCCTCAGATCAAAGCAGTGAACAAACCACAACAG ATACATAAGCAGAAGCTGCAGGTCATGGCTGCTCAGGCCCAGCAGCCCGCCATTACCCAGCAGCCTCAGCAGGTCCAGGCCGCTCCGACACCCCAGCCCAGCACGCAGCTCACCGCAGTGGCCACTGTGCCCAGGGCCGGAGCCGTGCTCACCGGGACCGCTGCCCCTAACCTGCAGGTGACCAGACTG ACGCGAGTCCCGGCTCCAGGCGCCGTCCCAGCGCAGGCGGGTCAGACGGCCCAGGTGACTCTGACCAAACCTCCTCCAGTGGTGTCTGTACCGGCTGTAGTGTCGTCCACCGGAGTCACCACCCTACCGGTGACCGTCGCTGGAATCAGCGTGGCCATAGGACAGGCCACGAAAGCAG ttgGGCCTGTGGTAAGTCCATTCCAGGTTCAGCAGTTGTTGCAGcggcagaagcagcagcaggcaGCAGCGCAACAGAAAGCAGCACAACCGCAACAGACGCAGGCTGCAGTGCAGcagaag TTGGCCACTCAGCAGGCGGCTCAGGCGGCAGGTCAGGGCCCGCAGAAGGTGACGTACGCAACCGCACAGCTGCAGCAGGGCATTAAGGCTCAGTTCTACGCCACTTCTATCACTGGCCAGCCTCAGAAAACTGCCACCACACAGCAGATAAAACTTTCTCAGATAGTGCAACCGCAGATAGTGTCCTCACCCCAGCAG atccaGGCCCAGCCTCAGACGGTGACTCTGACCCAGGCAACTGCCGCGGCCTCGTCTCCTCAGACTCAGGTGCAGGTGATCCCCGCAGGCTCCGCCTCTGCCGTGCAGGTTGTCCATCAGAAACTCCTCCAAACGCAGCAGCAGCCACAACAGCAGGTCGTTACCGCGGCAGCTCCCGTCTCCTCTCCTCAGATCACGGTCCCGGCTCCTCAAAGCCCCGCCCAGCAGCAGGGCGCTGCGGTGACCCCTGCAGCCGACACGTCAGTACAGCAGCCTGGAACACCACAGCCTCAACCGGGCAAAGGAAACGCACGCACAGGAACCGCCGTGCGCGCTAAAACACCCGCCAAACCCAGCGGAGGCAGCTag